The genomic DNA CTCTCAGCCTCACCTCGCGCTACTTCTGCAGCTCTTTGTGCCTGTTGTTTAGCTTTCTCTTTTTCTTGTTCAGCGATAGTAACATCTTGTTTCGCGATCTGTACTCTTTCAATCTGATCTTTGATCTTTGGAGGAAGATTGATTGTTCTAAGTTCCACGGAAGCAAGTATAACAGGTCTATTCTCAAGCGAATCAACACTCTCTTTAACTTTTGTTTCTATGGCAGCTGCTATTTCATTTCTCATTTCAGGAAGTTGCTCAGCCGTATAGCGTCCGACTACGTCACGTACTACTTCACGTACTTTAGAGTTAATGATCTTCTCTTCCCAACTCGCACCCCATTTTTCAATCGTAGCCGGTGCAGTCTCTGCTTTAAGTCTGTACTGTACGGCGATATCTATATTGACCGTTAATCCTCTTTTGTCAAGTACGGTGATCGCCGGGTTCCTTTTGAGCCCACCTTCAAGATTTCTGTATGCATCACCAAGTTCACCGGTTCTTACATCAGAGTATGTGATCATTCTGATACGCGTATTGACAGGGATGATCTTTTGAAGTACAGGGACAAAAAAATGTAGTCCGGCTCCAAGAGGTTCTTGTTCAAATTTACCGGTGTTAATTTTAATTCCCACCTCACCAGAGTTGATGATTGTAAATGGTTTAAGTACAAAAAGTGCAAATCCTATCACAACGATGATAAACATCCAAGGTGCACCTTTACCCATACCACTAAGCGGGTTATTAAAGTTGCCCCCACCACCGCTGTTATTATTGGTATTCATTGAGTTATTACTCGGTTTTTTCTTTTTGAAATAGTCGTTCATGTCTGCTGGCATGTTGATCCTTGTTTAGTTGATATAGGTTAAATACTTAATATAGTCAGGGTTTTTACCTGCCACTGCATCAAAGTAGGCTGTTTGTAATTTTTCGGTCATAGGCCCTCTTGAACCTATACCGATCTGACGTGCATCCACTTCACGGATCGGTGTGACTTCAGCAGCCGTTCCTGTTAAAAATGCTTCATCAGCGATATAGACCTCTTCACGGGTAATACGGCGTCTTTCCACTTTGATACCCATGTCATGTGCCAAGTCTATGATCGTCTGCTGTGTAATGGACTCCAGTGAATTGTCACTAGGAGGAGAGATAAGTACACCATCTCTTACCATGAAGAAAGCTGCACCGGATGCTTCAGCGATATACCCATGGTCATCTCTGAGCAATGCTTCATCATATCCTGCTTCTACTGCTTCAAATTTCGCCATTTGTGAATTGAGGTAGTTTGCCACAGCTTTTGCTTTTCCCATACCAGAAGTGTTCGGTGTTCTTGTAACAGAAGTGATCTTCATACGTACACCTTTTTTGAGCCCTTCTTCTCCAAGATAAGCTCCCCATTCCCATGCAGCGATTGCAACATTTACAGGGCACTCCTTATGGTAAAGGCCCATAACGCCATATCCAAGATACACCAACGGTCGGATATAGGCACCATTGAAAAGTTCATTTTTTTGTAAAAGTTCTACCTGTGCATCATTCAATTCTTCTGCTGTAAACGGAACATCCATCAGTGTCATTTTTGATGAGTTTAGAAGTCTTTTTGTATGTTCTTTCAGTTTAAAGATCGCACATCTTCCATCAACTGTTTTGTAGGCTTTAGTTCCCTCTATA from Sulfurovum xiamenensis includes the following:
- a CDS encoding prohibitin family protein; translated protein: MPADMNDYFKKKKPSNNSMNTNNNSGGGGNFNNPLSGMGKGAPWMFIIVVIGFALFVLKPFTIINSGEVGIKINTGKFEQEPLGAGLHFFVPVLQKIIPVNTRIRMITYSDVRTGELGDAYRNLEGGLKRNPAITVLDKRGLTVNIDIAVQYRLKAETAPATIEKWGASWEEKIINSKVREVVRDVVGRYTAEQLPEMRNEIAAAIETKVKESVDSLENRPVILASVELRTINLPPKIKDQIERVQIAKQDVTIAEQEKEKAKQQAQRAAEVARGEAERNRIEAQGEADKIRIEAEEQAKANRLISDSLSPELLQLEQIKTQNKFNEALKVNKDAQIFLTPGGAVPNIWVDAKGKEKQRLMGQQ
- a CDS encoding branched-chain amino acid transaminase yields the protein MNKSKYIWMDGEFTPWDDAKVHILTHTLHYGNGAIEGTKAYKTVDGRCAIFKLKEHTKRLLNSSKMTLMDVPFTAEELNDAQVELLQKNELFNGAYIRPLVYLGYGVMGLYHKECPVNVAIAAWEWGAYLGEEGLKKGVRMKITSVTRTPNTSGMGKAKAVANYLNSQMAKFEAVEAGYDEALLRDDHGYIAEASGAAFFMVRDGVLISPPSDNSLESITQQTIIDLAHDMGIKVERRRITREEVYIADEAFLTGTAAEVTPIREVDARQIGIGSRGPMTEKLQTAYFDAVAGKNPDYIKYLTYIN